ATTCCTTGTTACAACGAAGTCGGCACCATTCGCACAATCGTGGACCGAGTGCGCTCGGCCCCTGTAACGCACAAGGAAATCATCATCGTCGATGACTGCTCGATTGATGGCACCCGCGACATTCTCCGTATCGAAATCGCCTCACTCGTCGACCGCATCATCTATCACGATGTCAACCAAGGGAAGGGTGCGGCCTTGCGCACTGGTTTCGCCGCCGCCACCGGCGATGTGGTAATTGTCCAAGACGCCGATCTCGAATACGATCCCAACGAATACCCGCGGCTGCTCGCACCCATCGAAAGCGGCCGGGCCGACGTGGTTTTCGGCTCCCGGTTTTCCGGCGGCGACGCCCACCGCGTCGTTTATTTCTGGCACATGGTAGGCAACAAGCTCCTCACGCTGCTTTCCAACATGTTCACCAACCTCAATCTCACCGACATGGAAACCTGCTATAAGGTTTTCAAGCGCGACGTGATCCAGAAGATCGAGATTAAGGAGAACCGCTTTGGCTTTGAACCCGAGATCACCGCCAAGGTGGCCAAACTCGACATAGTCATCTACGAGGTCGGCATTAGCTACTACGGACGCACTTACAAAGAGGGAAAGAAGATCGGCTGGCGCGATGGCTTTCGCGCCTTATATGCAATCATTAAATACAACATGTTTCGATGATTCACGCTGCGTGGACCCGGCTGCCTTTCATGGAAATTTATCGCCTGCATCTGATCATCCCAAGCAAACAATCGGTCCGCCAACACGCACACACATGACGGATGCCCAAATGAACATCGGCTTCGAGCTTACAGCTGCAGGGCAAATTACTTGGGCCTCGTTTCCATGAAATCGCTGTCCGACTAACTCCGATCCGATGACCGCTCCCCCTATTGTTCCAGCTTGCGCCAACGGATCGGCTTCTTCGGTAAAAATCGTTTTGATCGCCAGCGCCGTCCTTATTTTGGGGCTGCTTTGGACATGGATCAACTATTGCGCATTTCCCAGCCTGTCATGGAACGAATGCCGCCTCACCCCCAGCTTCATGGTTGCTGCCGGCGCAAACACATATCCCGCTCCCAACGAAGGTCCTGTCACCACTTGGATCTACGGCCCGGTTCCTCTGCTACTGCAACTGCCGGCTACTTTCGCGCCCAGCGCCCTCTCCGCGCTGCTCATCGCAGGTGCGCTCAATCTGTTGTATGTGCTAGCTCCGATCTGGTTTGTAATACGTGCACTCGGCAGGGATGAAATCTTAACGACTCAACTCACAGCCTTGGGCCTAGCACTGGCAGCGTGGCCTTCGGCCAGCCTTTCGTTTATTCAAGCGGACAATCAAGCCGTCTCGCTAGGACTGCTTTCCCTAGTTATATTACATCCGGCGAATGCCAGCAAAGATGGCCGACGCCTCTGGCTGGCAGCTGGAGCCGCAACACTTTCCTTATGGTGCAAGCCCACTGAACTAGGCCCCGTCCTTGCACAGTTAATATGGATAAGCTGCCATCAACGGCTCTCCGGACTGATCGCCCACATCGGGAGGTGCCTCGCCACCGGCGCCGCTGCCGGCGTGGTCTTCCTCTTAGCGTTCGGTGCTCCCGGACTGATTTACAACATGTTTGTGATCCCATCCCGAATCCCCTTTGAAAACATCTGGAGCAAGGCTACCCATCCCTTGTATTTTTCTTCTACGATTATGTGCGTCTTTGTGCCCCTGCTTATTTTGGGACTCGTCGGTAAAAAAGTCTTTAATACGGAGCGTCCGCTTTTTTTATACAGCCTGGCTTTTCTTGTTTCCCTGCCATTCAATCTACTCGGTTTCGCAACGGTGGGCGGAAACATAAACTCTCTCCACGGATATCTTTATCTGATTCCAATTACCGCTATCTGGCTGGCACGAACGCTTGGGCGCTCAATCAATATCCCTTCTTGGGGCGTGTTGATGGCAAGCCTCATTATCTTTGGATTTCAAATAGTATTGCTCGGGAATTTTTCCATTAAGCCGCAAACTGAATTACCAAAGCAAGGCGAGGCAATTGCCGCCCAGCTTGAGGGTCTGGTCTATTTCCCGTGGAATCCGTTGATCACCTATTTCACGGATAAAACATTTTACCACGCAGACGATGGCCTGGCCACACGCTCCCTCATCGGATCACCAGTGATCGGAACGGCGTTGAGCACACATCTGCCGCCCCGCCTCTGCGTGGTCGCCTATCCTCGTTTTTTGGTCAAAGGTTTTTACCGTTCTTATTGCCTTCCGTCTTACGCTAAAGAAGACCTCTTTGGGCTCTGGACGTTGTTTTCATGGCCGCCTCCCGCCGACGTCCATTCAACACCATGAAGCCTCTTCCAACAATTGCCTTGGTCATCCCAGTGTTCAATGAAGTGCCTGTCCTACCAGAGCTTTTCCAACGCTTGGAAGCCCTTTTCACTTCCACGCACGACATCAACTGGCTCGTGGTTTTCATCAACGACGGCAGCCGCGACCATACGCGAGACCTTGTCGCGGCCCAAATCGCCCGGGATTCTCGTTTCAGACTCGTGGATTTCTCCCGTAATTTCGGCCATCAGGCCGCTCTTACAGCCGGACTGGCCAGCATCGCCGAGGCCGACGCCGCCATCACCATGGATGCCGACCTGCAGGATCCACCTGAGCTTATTCCGGAGATGATTGCCGCTTGGAGAGCCGGCGCCGAGGTCGTGCTCGCCGTGCGCAGGTCGCGCCAAGAAACAGGATTTCGCCGGATAGGCTTTGATTTCTTCCACAAGGTCTTCAGCCACCTCATAGACTTCCCCATTGAGGCCAACACCGGCACTTTCGGCCTTCTTGGTCGCAACGCAGTCAATGCATTCAACCAATTGTCTGAAAAGCACCGGTTTTTCCCAGGCCTGCGGAGTTGGATAGGCTTTCGCCATGCCGAGATTTTGTATGATCGTAACGAGCGTGCCGCTGGCACGCCCGCCGTCACACTGCGCAAACTTGTGCGCTACGCATTGGACGGCATTTTCAGTTTTTCCCACCTTCCGTTGAGGGTGCTGACCTATGCGGGTATCTTGATCGCGGGTCTGGGTTTTGCCGTGGGATCGTTTTTTGTCGTCCGTCGTATTCTGGGTATCGAGGTTGCCCAGACCGGGTTCACAACCTTGGTCACCCTGGTCCTCTTTTTAGGTGGAGTTCAGCTCATCGGCATTGGTGTGCTGGGCGAGTATCTCGGACGTATTTATGACGAGGTAAAACGCCGCCCTCACTATATCGTAAAAAGCAGGATCGGTTTTGATTAAGAAACTCCTAATCCTTATCGCGTGCGCCGTAATTGGCGTGACTCTTGTCCGAGCTGGACACCTTTTTCTATTTAGCCTTTTCATGGTCTATGACGATGAAGGATACGTCCTCATCTCGCTGCGGGATTTCGGCACGCATGGATCGCTCTACAATCAGGTTTATTCACAATATGGCCCGGCGTTTTACCTGATCTACGACACACTGCATCGACTGTTGGGATTCGCATGGAACAATACGACCGGACGCTGGATCACTCTGTTTAACTGGACTTGCACCGCGTTTTTTTGCGCATTGTTAGTGCGACGTGCGCGCGGGTCATGGCCTGCCGTTTTTTGCGTTTTTTCAGGAGCCTTTAGTTTTCTATGGATCATGGCCCGGGAGCCCATGCATCCCGGCAGCACTATCGCGCTTATTGTCGCCGCCACAGCCTGGCTTGGCTGGGAAATGCTGCGCACGGGCCGCATTAACGGATTCGGTATCGTAACCGGTGTCGCCGGGGCACTTCTCGCGCTGATAAAAATCAACGTCGGTGTTTTTCTGATCCTCAGCTCTGTATTCTGGCTGATACTTAGCTTACCTGCGGACCGAGGGCGTCAGCATCACATACTTCTAGGTGCATTGGGATTGTTACTGCCCATGATCCTTATGCAAAGCCGGATTGCCGATGGGTGGGTGCAAACTTTTGCGGCAGTGTCCGGACTATCCATTGCCGGAGCCATCTTGGCCGTTACATCAACCGCGCAACGTCAACCGGCCGGACTCGCGGCATGGGGCTGGCTTGTAGGTGCCGGCATTACGGTGGTTGTGACGGCTACCGGTCTGCTGTTGCCGCGCGACACGAATCTAACCGAACTTTGGCACGGGGTCATCGTGGCCCCGCTGAAACATCCCGGGGTGTATGCTTTCTCCCCCACTTGGTTCCCCGGAACAATTTGGACGGCGATCGGAGCAGTCGGACTGCTGTTAATCATCTGTCGCCTTCCTCATGATCACCGAATCACCCAGTCGGTCGCGTGGATCAAGATTCTGGCGACAATTGCATATGTCTTTTTTATTTTAAGAGACTTGGTAGTGGCACCGAGTCCTTTGGCTTTCAATTATGGACTGCCACTAGCCGGTCTATTTGCATGGCCGCTTGATCGAGAAAAACGCGATGCGCAGCCTGCGAATCAGGCGCGAGCATGGCTTGCGCTGCTTCTGGTTTTCCAAAGTTTACACGCTTTTCCCGTGGCAGGCAGTCAGTTGACTTGGGGGGTTTTTCTTTGGATCCCACTAATGGCCCTTGGATTTGAAGAAGCCGTAAATAATGTCTCACTGAGGCTTCCTTCGAAAATTGGGGGCCGGGCACAAGCCGCCCTGTTGGTCTGCATGATCGCCCTTTCCGCTTATTTGACCCTCAGTTTCGTAAAGCTGGGGGATTTCGCCCGAGATGGAGGCGAGGCTTTGGAGCAGCCCGGAGCCGAGCAAATCTACATGCCCGCCAACTACAGTTCGGCCCTGCGCATCATCTCTGAAAATGCCCGGGTGCACGGCGACATGCTTTTTAGTCTTCCTGGTTCCTATAGCTTCAATTTGTGGTCGGGACTAGAAACCCCTACGATGACCAACGCCACCCATTGGTTTTCACTTCTCACCGAAAAGCAGCAGATCGAGATAATCGGGAGACTTGAGGCGGCCAAACGTCCAATCTTGGTGGTCCAACAAATGATCTTATCAGATTTAATCCAATCAGGTTTTCGTCCACATGGGCTGCTGATGGATTATCTACGAAATCATTTTCGCCGATGCTTTACGATTGAGGGCACTTCGTTCTGGGTGCGCAAAGGAAGGTCCATCGCGCCAGTTTCGACTGCTACAGTATCAACCTCGGCGGATACCGTCAATTTGGCTCTTATATTGGCTCCACATGAAGGCAAGAAGGTGTCTCGAGCCGAACTATGGATCATCGTGGAAAAACCGCAACGAAAGCTAACCCTCGATGCTTCACAAACAAAAGTGACCGTTACTCCACTCAATGTCGACGGCACCGTGTCCGGCCCCACCCATGCGGTAGATTGGCCTTGGACCAATAACCAAATCGCACGGATCACGCTCACTTTTAGCACTCCTTCAAAACTTCCGCCAGATCACATGCTCGAAGTCATTCTGTATGCCGATAACGGTCAAAGGCTGGCTTCCGCCCGCATCATACCTGATAGCGGTGCGGAACTCGCCACGGGAAATCGAGTAACACCTTAGCGTCGACGTGCGACGAGCACAAGGCTTACGCCAAATGGAAAAGGTATCTTGACCATCGCCAGCTCTACAAATACCCGCTTAAGCATCCCGTTCAACCAGCTCGGCGGCAACCGGTCCTCCGAACGCGGCCGGTCCTCCCGCAAAGGAAACCTGCGGCGCCATTTGCGCACCAGCCAGACAGCCGGATAAACTACAATATTGGTGTAGTTCACCTGCAAGACCTCCCACTTGGAATCATCAAAAAGCGTTCTGAGCTGCGCACGATGATAACGCCGGTAATGATGCAAAGCCTCATCCCAATCACTCCATAGAGCCATGCTTGCGGGCACCGTGATCACCACAATGCCATCTTTCTTAAGCAGGCGATGAAAGCCGCTCACCACCGCTGCATCGTCAGGCACATGCTCCAGCACATCGAGAGCAGTCACATAATCGAGCGACTCATCAGGCAGCGGCACACGATCGCCGGCAAGACTCAAAATCTGCTCTGAGCCGAACCGCGTTTTAAGAATGCGCAAAGCCTCCTCATGATCATCCAGCACCATGACCCTGCAGATGCCCTGCATCTCTTGGGCAAAAAGACCTGTTCCCGCTCCACAATCAAGCAGCAGGTCCTCGCGCCGCGGAGGACGGGCGCGGCTGATCCACCGGCGCACCATTTCTCGTTTACCAGCATAATACCAGTGAGTGGGCTCGATGCGTTCTAAGTTTGCGTATTCTTCGGCGTTCATGGGAACGGTTCGTGGATTGACGAGAGTCCAAGCAACACAAAGCTCTGTCCACGTTATTGTCGCCCGCCGCATGCCTCTTCCGAGCCGCTCCGCTTTTATCACCGCCTGTGTCGCCATGCTGCTGGCGTTCCACTTCTGGCTGGGTGTAAGCGCTACGTTTGAGAAATGTGTGACCAACGATGAAACCGCCCACCTCACCGCTGGATATAGCTATTGGAAGTTTAACGACTACCGGCTTCAGCCCGAAAACGGCAACCTTCCGCAGCGTTGGGCCGCACTTCCCCTTTTATTTCAAAAACCCCGACTGAAACCCGCTGACCGCCCGCTTTGGTGGGAAGTCTCCGACGTTTGGATGATCAGTAACGCGTTTTTTTTTAAATCAGGAAACAACACCGACTTCATGTTGGCATCCGCCCGCGCGATGATGATGCTCTGGAGCGTCGCCACGGGTCTGCTCGTATTTATTTGGGGCCGACGCTTATGGGGAGATGCAGGTGGCTTACTGGGATTGGCCCTTTATGTGTTTTCAGCTACCACGCTGGCACATGGGCCACTCGTCACCTCTGACATGACGGTAACATTTTTCCTGCTGGCCGCAGTAGGTGCTTATTGGCGTCACATGGAGCATATGAACGCCGGGTCCGTCTGCCTCAGCCTAGTAGTTACTGGTATTGCCGCAGTGGCCAAGTTCTCTTTCCTGATACTATTACCTGTCTACGGGATACTGATTCTCTGGCGACTGGCTGAATCTACTCCGATTAGCATCGCATGGGGCCGAAAAGTTTGGCTTGCCCAAACACTTAAGTCTCGAGCTGGTTATATTTTAGTATCGGTCATACTTCACGCAAGCACCGCTTGGTTTGTCATATGGATGTCATTTGGGTTTCGGTTTGACGCATGTGGATCCACAGTTCCCTCGCTTACTCAATATTACATGTCCTGGGATATGGTAATGCCAACCCATGGGTTCTGGCATGTGCTCATAAGCGTTTCACGCAATTGCCATCTATTGCCCGACGCCTACCTCCAAGGATTTTCCTATGTTTTACATGCCTCACAAGAACGCAGTGCCTTCTTAAATGGAGAATACAGTAATACAGGATGGGTCTCTTTTTTCCCGTTCACATTTCTTGTCAAAACTCCGCCTGCCGAGCTACTCGCGATAGTTCTCACTGGTTGTGCCATCATTGCGCACTGGCGGGCGAAATGTTTATCACTCGCCAATGTCCGGCGCGTCGCCCCCCTACTGGTTTTATTCGTTGTTTACTGGGCATTCTCTTTGACCAGTAATTTAAATATTGGTCATCGCCACATTTTACCGGTCTACCCAGCGCTGTTTATCATCTGTGGACTGCTGGTGCGTCCGGCTGCATCTGCAGTTATAAAATGGCTAGCGGGAACCATCATAGTCATTGCAGCCATAACCGCCTTCAACAGCTACCCCAACTATTTATCCTATTTCAACTTTATTTGCGGCGGCCCCACCCAAGGATATAAGCACTTAGTAGACAGCTCACTAGACTGGGGCCAAGACTTGCCCGGCTTGCAACTCTGGTTACAAGCCCATCGCAAACAAGACGAGAATGTTTATCTATCCTACTGCGGAATGGGAAATCCGCGCTATGAGGGGATCCAAGCCGACACACTCTCGCCGTTTTATGATAATCACCAGCAGAAAAATTGGATTGAACTACAGCCTGGCCTATACTGCATCAGCGCAACGCTACTTCAAGACACTTACAGTCCATGGCGCGGGGCTTGGACATTGCAACACGAGCAGTCCTATCAGATGATGCTTCACCGCATCCGACCAGAAATTGCTGCCGGCAAACGCTCCTCCTTAATCACACAATATGGAGACAGTGATGCACAAGCAGTCTGGGCTCTGGACCGTCTTCGCTTTGCCCGACTTACCACTTATCTCCGCCTACGTAAGCCGGATGCGATGGTTAACTACAGCATTTTGGTCTATAAGTTGAGCCAGGATGAAGTATACACCGCAGTTGACGGATCGCTCAGTTCCTTAGCTCACATGATTGAAGATACGGTTAACTCGCCCAAGCCCTGACCAAGCTCAGGGCAAATTTTTCAGCCATAGCACCAAGGAATTCGGATCAGCGGTATCCATAGTCTTCACAGTCGTTGTCGTGGTTGCTAAAGACTTGGCCTTGGCATCCTTTTTATCCTGCTCAAGCCGAGTTGCAACCCATGCTTTAAATATCGGTTCATCCACAGATAGCACACGGCTTAAACGCACAAGATAAATCGGCGAAAATGCCTTTTCTTCAATAAGTTCCAATTTTACTCCTGGTCCTAGATCATCAGAAACCGAGACAAAACGATTGCCAGTCTTTATATCGAGACCTGCGCGCTGCACCACCAAGACTTCATCAAAACTGTGTCGCTTGAAATGAAAAATAAATTCATCGGGGCGATTAAGTAATAACGCCGGGTTTACACAGGACTTACGATAAAGAAACCACTGAAGACCAGAATTGTTATCAATCGCCAAAGCTGTCTTTTCACCCAAACCGCGAACATACCCCGCAATCCAATTCGTAGTCCGTGCAGCGAAATTTTCCTGAGTGAATCGATGCATGGCCGATGAAGGCACCGTGAAGCAAATTATATACAACCCCGCAATACTAGCCAAAACACGCCAACGACCGGGATTGCCCACCAACTTTGGAAGCACAAAAATGACACAAAAAATCAACAACAATTGAGTAGGCAAACTCAACCTTCGAATAATCGGGTCATCCCAATGCCCCCAAAAATAACATAGCATAATCCCCGTATGCACTATGAGAGTAAGAACAAACAAACAGGCTACCGCTTTCTCCGGCTCACGAATGAACACCTGAAGATGTTCTTTATAGAGCATCAAAACAAAAAACCCAACAGCAGGCAAACCAACCAAACCAAGCAACCATGAACTCGGTTGAGTTCCATCGAAACTAAAAAAGAAATTCATCGCATGCCCAATATTATTATAAAAATAACGTAAGGCGAAAGGGGTCGTCGCACCCGCAACATCTGCCATTTGCCAGCTACCTTCCGAAAGGTCGAAGACCTTGTGCTGCAAAGGATAAATTATCAATAGAAGCGGAGCCGCCAATAATGGCCAAGGTATATTAACCCGCCCCCCCTTCCACCATAGATAAAGAATAGATACCGCCACCGGAAGCAAGAAAAGCACTGATTCATAGCGCGTTTGAGACAACAGCACTCCGGAAAGGGCAAACGCACATAATCGGTCGTCATCGTCAGGCCGTTCCGCATACCGAAGTCCAAGCCAAAATGTAACCGTAATCATTGCAATATTTAGAAGCTCGAAGCCCCCACCTACTGCATTCTGAGCGACCAATGGAATACCGCATAAAAGCAACACTGCACCTACGCCGGCCCATGGACCACCCAGCCGTCGGGCTAACAAAAACAAGAACGAAATCAAAACAAGTGAAACAAAAGCATTAAGAGCAAAAACATTCCCTACACGATACCCAGTAAAATCATGAACCAACGAAAGCAATAAAGGAAAAAATAGTGGACGCTTGTCCACAAAAACCTGCATTGGTATGAAATTACCCGCGTATTCATATCCGCGTAGCACCACCGCAGCCTCCCGCTCAAAATGCATTTGCATCGCCGTCGAACTCAACACGACCTCGTCTGCTACGATCTTAAATTCATGCCGCTCGTGCAAATGCAGAAAAATCGTTGCGGAGATGATCAAAAGTAACACCCCTCCCATTTTCCTCCAGAGCAGAACCGACAATCGGACATCGCGGAGGCTCCGAACCAGATAATAGAGGAAAAGTGCGAATGCCCCGAGAATTGACCAATAACCGTAATATCTCACCAATTCGACTGCCTTGGCCGGAGAAAAACTAAAAACACCCAAGATCGCTGAAAAAATGCATAATAAAATCAGCAGAACAAGACGATGTGACATCATATAAGAGAACCGTCCATAACTTATCCGGACGATGAATGATCAAAAGTTGAAATAATTGGCGCAAATGAAATTTATTTGCGAATCTTAATCAAATTATTAAAAACAAATAGACCGACCGACTAGATTGAGAATCAACAATTCAAAACGCTACCAAATACCTCAATTGAACACAGAGTCTATTGACCCTCATTTATTTTCCACCAGCTGCAAAACAAAACATTAATAATTATCAAAAAAAAAGCCGTCTGTATATAACAGACGGCCGAAAATAAGATTATACCAGCTTATTGGGAGTAGGTGACTGTGCGGGCTCCAGCAATGCTGTAAACTGTGATCGTAACACCTTGGGTGTAAGCAGCGGGATAGGCTTCATTAGCCACAGTATTTAGTGCTTTAATGTAGTTAGAGGAACCCACCAAATTTGCGATAGCTGCAGTGGAAGTGCCGTTTTCGAGGAAATATTGGTCGGCAGCAGCACCCAGCTGGCGCATATTATTCGCAACAGCTTTATCTTGCGAGGAGGCGCGAACCTTCTGGAAGGCAGGGATGGCCATGGCGGCGAGGAGGCCGATGATGACGACCACGATCATGATTTCGACGAGGGTGAAACCCTTGTTGGAGCGAATATTTTTCATATGAATCCTAGGATGTATGTTAAGGCTCAAAAGCGAGCAGTTCCAAAATGCATAGACTAGGCCAACTTACTCGCAAGGCGGAATTGGTTAGCTTTTTGTAAAACGAACTCGTTAAAAGCAAACCGATTACTTCGCCTTCTTCTTGGCTACCGGCTTTTTGGCAACGGTAACCGTCTTCTTTTTAGCCGGTGCCTTCTTCACCGAGACCTTGGTCTTGGACGCCGTCTTCTTAACCACAGCTTTCTTCTTAACCGCCTTTTTTGCAGCAGGCTTATCAACTTTGGGTTGGGCGACCAAGGCAGCCACATTCAGGACTTCAGCATCCTTCCAGAGCTTCTCGAGCGCGTAGTTGGCACGCTGCTCAGGCGTAAAGAGGTGCGTCATGATCTGGTAGGCGTCCACTACGGTCCAGCCGCTGCCATACGTGCCCACTTCCATGCCCGCGATCGGATGTTTTACCTCATCCAGCACGCGCTCAACCTCGATGCGCAAGGCGCGCAGATGCGGTTCGGAGTTACCCGTGGCCAGCACGATGTAGTCGGTGATCGTGGACTTCGCGCTCACCTTGAGCACGCGCAGATCACCGACCTTTTTTTCATCAAGGGCGCGGACCAGCTGCTTGAGCAATAGAAACGTGGAATCAGACGGAAGCGTGTTCGACATGTTAGATAGAACGATAGAGGCCGGTTTTCTCGATATACTCAACCGTCTTGTGAGGAATCAAAAAATCCACCGGTAATCCGGTCGCGATGCGTTCGCGCACCTCGGTGGAACTGACTTCCAGCAAATGCCCTTGGCACCACCTCAAACGCAGTCCCGCAATATCCGTGCGTTCGGATTTAGGCCAGCCCGGCCGCGCCAAAACGATGAACTCAACCAGCTTCACCAATTCTCCAATCTCACGCCACAAGTGCAGCCGCTCCAGTTGATCCGCTCCGATCACCCAGGCGAGTTCATCATCGGGAAACTGGGTGCGCAGGTATCTCACCGTATCAATCGTGTAGCTGATCCCGCCTTTGCGAATCTCGTGATCTGAAATTTCAAAACGCGCATCGGTTGAAACCGCCGCGTGCAACATGGTCAGCCGTGCATCCGCGGAAGCCCTCACGGCGCCCGGTTTTAAGGGCGCCTGAGCCGCCGGCACGAAAACCAACCGATCAAGCCCGCCGTGCTCATAAGCATCCTGTGCCGCGACCAAATGGCCGAAGTGCACTGGATCGAAACTGCCCCCCATAAAACCAATCTTCATCGCCCGCCAAACAATCCATCCAAGCCGAACGCCGCAAGGCCGCGCTTCCGGCCACTGCTCTGCTCACCGACAATTCCCATCGTATTGGTTAGTGAGCGGAAAAACTTTTTCCCTACTCCGCTGAAAACCGTCGCGCCAGCGTTTGCGTTTCCTGCAAACTCAGCCTCCCCTTTTTCAACAGCATGAGCTTCGACTTCGACACCGTTCCGCAGCGCCTCGGCACTGACTCGCAAAAGTGGCAGAAATACGCCGACAAAGACATTCTCCCGCTTTGGGTGGCTGACATGGATTTCCGCTCATCACCGGCGATCATCGCGGCCCTGCACGAACGCGTGGAGCACGGCATCTTTGGCTACGCCCGCCCCGTCGCCTCCACCGTGAGCGCCGTTACCGATGCCCTCTCCTCACGTTACGGCTGGACCATTGATCCCTCGTGGATCGTCTGGCTGCCCGGTCTCGTCTGCGGACTTAATGTCACCTCGCAGGCGTTTGCCCAACTGGGAGAGGAAGTCCTGTGCCTCACGCCGGTCTATCCGCCGTTTATGACCGCTCCTAAAAACAGCGGCCGAGTCTCCATCACCGTGCCGTTCGCCTTGAACTCATCGATCTCCCCCGCCCGCTGGGACATCGATTGGGATGCGCTTGAGAGCGCCGTAACACCCAAAACCAAACTCTTCTTCCTGTGCAATCCGCACAACCCCCTCGCCCGTGTCTGGCGCCGCGCCGAACTCGTGCGTCTCGGGGAATTCTGCGTGCGTCATGACCTGATTCTCTGCTCCGACGAGATCCACTGCGACCTCATCCTCGACGCATCGCTTCCGCACATTCCCACGGCGACTCTTTCGCCTGAAATCGCCGCCCGCAGCGTCACCCTGATGGCACCCAGCAAGACCTACAACGTCCCGGGCCTAGGCACTTCGTTCGCCGTCATCCCCGATGCCGCACTGCGTGCACGCTTCGTGCGCGCGACCGCAGGCATCGTGGCCGAAGTGACCACGCTCGGCTTTGCCGCGTGTGAAGCCGCCTACCGTGATAGCGAAGAATGGCGTCAGGATCTTCTGGCCTATCTACGCGGCAATCGCGACTTCCTCATCGATTTCCTTGCTCGCGAACTTCCCGGCCTGCACATCGCCGCACCCGTCGAAGCAACTTATCTAGCTTGGATCAACATCGAGTCGCTTAAGCTGACCGATCCCATCGCGCACTTTGAACAGCACGGTGTCGGCCTCAGTGAATGCGCTTTCTTCGGCGCAAAACGTGGCAGCCACGTGCGCATCAACTTCGGTTGTCCGCGCGCAACCCTGACCGAGGCGCTGAAACGCATGAAAGCCGCCGTCGACGCTCTCCGTTAATCGAGGATCCGCTTCCGCCATGCCGGATCGGGCAACGGCGTGGGGTGATAACGCCCGAATATCCGGTAACGCGTTCGCGCGATGATTTTGTAAACCACGTCGCGTAAGGAAGCCGGCACGACGCTCAATACTCCCGCCAGTTTTCCATAAAAACCACCC
This portion of the Rariglobus hedericola genome encodes:
- a CDS encoding ArnT family glycosyltransferase, translating into MPLPSRSAFITACVAMLLAFHFWLGVSATFEKCVTNDETAHLTAGYSYWKFNDYRLQPENGNLPQRWAALPLLFQKPRLKPADRPLWWEVSDVWMISNAFFFKSGNNTDFMLASARAMMMLWSVATGLLVFIWGRRLWGDAGGLLGLALYVFSATTLAHGPLVTSDMTVTFFLLAAVGAYWRHMEHMNAGSVCLSLVVTGIAAVAKFSFLILLPVYGILILWRLAESTPISIAWGRKVWLAQTLKSRAGYILVSVILHASTAWFVIWMSFGFRFDACGSTVPSLTQYYMSWDMVMPTHGFWHVLISVSRNCHLLPDAYLQGFSYVLHASQERSAFLNGEYSNTGWVSFFPFTFLVKTPPAELLAIVLTGCAIIAHWRAKCLSLANVRRVAPLLVLFVVYWAFSLTSNLNIGHRHILPVYPALFIICGLLVRPAASAVIKWLAGTIIVIAAITAFNSYPNYLSYFNFICGGPTQGYKHLVDSSLDWGQDLPGLQLWLQAHRKQDENVYLSYCGMGNPRYEGIQADTLSPFYDNHQQKNWIELQPGLYCISATLLQDTYSPWRGAWTLQHEQSYQMMLHRIRPEIAAGKRSSLITQYGDSDAQAVWALDRLRFARLTTYLRLRKPDAMVNYSILVYKLSQDEVYTAVDGSLSSLAHMIEDTVNSPKP
- a CDS encoding glycosyltransferase family 2 protein; the encoded protein is MAASRRRPFNTMKPLPTIALVIPVFNEVPVLPELFQRLEALFTSTHDINWLVVFINDGSRDHTRDLVAAQIARDSRFRLVDFSRNFGHQAALTAGLASIAEADAAITMDADLQDPPELIPEMIAAWRAGAEVVLAVRRSRQETGFRRIGFDFFHKVFSHLIDFPIEANTGTFGLLGRNAVNAFNQLSEKHRFFPGLRSWIGFRHAEILYDRNERAAGTPAVTLRKLVRYALDGIFSFSHLPLRVLTYAGILIAGLGFAVGSFFVVRRILGIEVAQTGFTTLVTLVLFLGGVQLIGIGVLGEYLGRIYDEVKRRPHYIVKSRIGFD
- a CDS encoding class I SAM-dependent methyltransferase, with the translated sequence MNAEEYANLERIEPTHWYYAGKREMVRRWISRARPPRREDLLLDCGAGTGLFAQEMQGICRVMVLDDHEEALRILKTRFGSEQILSLAGDRVPLPDESLDYVTALDVLEHVPDDAAVVSGFHRLLKKDGIVVITVPASMALWSDWDEALHHYRRYHRAQLRTLFDDSKWEVLQVNYTNIVVYPAVWLVRKWRRRFPLREDRPRSEDRLPPSWLNGMLKRVFVELAMVKIPFPFGVSLVLVARRR
- a CDS encoding glycosyltransferase family 39 protein; the protein is MMSHRLVLLILLCIFSAILGVFSFSPAKAVELVRYYGYWSILGAFALFLYYLVRSLRDVRLSVLLWRKMGGVLLLIISATIFLHLHERHEFKIVADEVVLSSTAMQMHFEREAAVVLRGYEYAGNFIPMQVFVDKRPLFFPLLLSLVHDFTGYRVGNVFALNAFVSLVLISFLFLLARRLGGPWAGVGAVLLLCGIPLVAQNAVGGGFELLNIAMITVTFWLGLRYAERPDDDDRLCAFALSGVLLSQTRYESVLFLLPVAVSILYLWWKGGRVNIPWPLLAAPLLLIIYPLQHKVFDLSEGSWQMADVAGATTPFALRYFYNNIGHAMNFFFSFDGTQPSSWLLGLVGLPAVGFFVLMLYKEHLQVFIREPEKAVACLFVLTLIVHTGIMLCYFWGHWDDPIIRRLSLPTQLLLIFCVIFVLPKLVGNPGRWRVLASIAGLYIICFTVPSSAMHRFTQENFAARTTNWIAGYVRGLGEKTALAIDNNSGLQWFLYRKSCVNPALLLNRPDEFIFHFKRHSFDEVLVVQRAGLDIKTGNRFVSVSDDLGPGVKLELIEEKAFSPIYLVRLSRVLSVDEPIFKAWVATRLEQDKKDAKAKSLATTTTTVKTMDTADPNSLVLWLKNLP
- a CDS encoding glycosyltransferase family 2 protein; its protein translation is MKLSIIIPCYNEVGTIRTIVDRVRSAPVTHKEIIIVDDCSIDGTRDILRIEIASLVDRIIYHDVNQGKGAALRTGFAAATGDVVIVQDADLEYDPNEYPRLLAPIESGRADVVFGSRFSGGDAHRVVYFWHMVGNKLLTLLSNMFTNLNLTDMETCYKVFKRDVIQKIEIKENRFGFEPEITAKVAKLDIVIYEVGISYYGRTYKEGKKIGWRDGFRALYAIIKYNMFR